A segment of the Colletotrichum destructivum chromosome 3, complete sequence genome:
GAGGCAATGCAATCACCCCAACTGCACAATGATACAGAATGGTTGGAGCGTAGCCGTGCCTACATACCTAGGTAATCCGGGGGTGCGTGTGGGGTTGGGGGACTCTATTGTGCGGGGAAACACACCGAGGCAATTGCCTTCTTGGGACAGCAGCTCGCCCACCCAACCCCCGGCTCCGGACGGTTGAAACCGGCCGCCGCAGAGGTGGAAGGTGCATGTGAGGCAGTCCTTGTGGTCATATGGCGAGAATGGTGGCGGGAGATCTTCTGCCGAGTGCAGGGACGGTAGCTGGCAGGGCGGAAAAGAACAAATTCACAGCTGTTCCTGGGATCAGGGCATGAATTGTAGCGCTGGATCCAAAATGGCCCCCCGGGGTAGGTACTGATGAGATGGCAGCGTCCAGTGTGAGAAAGCCAAGCCCGTAAGCTTGGGAACGAAGTATTGTTGATTCCGAATCCGTGCAAAATACAAAAACCGCACTGTAAGGACCTCGCCAACCGCACTTTACGCGATCAACCCACCAAACGCGCTCGACGCGTCCACTAAAGTTCGTCGTTAACCTTCCCAGCACTCAACTACCGCCAAAACCAAAAAACACGATAAACGACAATTATGGCGGAATCAGAGCTCAAAGAGTTCTTCACCTCTGGCGACAAGGGTCTCGAGCCCGATGTCCTCTCCGAGCTGCAGTCGATCATGCGACTGCATGAGCTGTCTGCCGAGGACCTCTTCTACAAATGGGAGTCTTTCTGCATCAAGATGGATATGGATGCCATGAACCCCGACATCGTGCATGTGCGCAACTTCAAAAAGGACATCCAGGATGCATTGGAGAAGAGCAACCAGCAGCAGACACACATCAAGACAGAGAAGCGCAGCCACGGCACTCCCCGCTCTGGCAGAGGCGGCGATGTCTTCGGCATGCTGGATGGATTGGTGCCGAGCACGCCTGGGTCAGGGAAGTTGAACAAACCGAACAGCCTGCGGAAAAAGGCCCATGAGACACCGACCATGTCGCGTGTTAAGGCGGAAATTCCCTCCAGTTCGCCGGACTACAAGGGGGCGTCCAAGATGGAGGAGCAGTTGAACTCCATGCAGCCGTGAGTGCCAGAAGGTATACCAATGTACTAGTACTGACGCTGACTCCCGCAGTCCAAGCTCTTTCAACGACCGACACAACGCTGGCGAGATCGTTGAATTGCTGAACGACCACCTCGACCCCCCCGAACCACCGATCTGCCCCTACTCGGAACCTCGCATCAAGCTGACGGCAGCCTCCGACCAGAAAAAGCTTGGTTACAAACCGCTGGCTATGAAGCTGTCCGAGGCGTccgagatcctcgacgacaGGATAGACGAGTTCATGCATATTGTCCAGGAGTACCACAAGCTAGACTTTTCAGAGTTTGGCAATGCAGCGAATCAGAGCACCACTGAGGTGATTGCCGTCGGGCGTATCGCCTCAGACGCCCCGGAGGGCAAGCTCAATGCAGCGTCGCTGGTGTTAGAGATGTCAAGACGAGTAGGCGGTGGCCTGAGGATTCCCCTGAACATGCGAAACAAGGGATACAGCTTCTTCCCTGGTCAAGTCGTGGCCCTCAAGGGCATCAACACATCAGGAAACGAGTTTGTAGTCGAGGAAGTCCTCGAAGTACCACTGCTTCCGAACGCTGCTTCAACACCAGCCGCCCTGGTCGCACACCGCGAGAAACTCCGAGGGGACCCGGACGCCATGGATACAGACTCAGAACCCGCCCCCCTGAGCATCATCTACGCCTCAGGCCCGTACACAGCAGACGATAACCTCGACTTTGAGCCACTACAAGCTCTGTGTGACCAGGCGGCCGACAAATACGCGGATGCTCTTGTCATGACAGGGCCTTTCATCGACAGCGAGCACCCTCTGATTGCCACGGGTGACTTTGATCTCCCGGAGGAAGCGGCTATCGACCCGGACAGCGCCACGATGTCGGCCGTCTTCAAGTATATGTTCTCCCCCGCTCTGAATCGTCTCGTCTCCGCCAACCCTAGTATCACCGTCCTCCTTGTGCCCTCGGTACGCGACGTCATAGACAAGCATGTCTCGTGGCCGCAAGACTCCGTCTTGAAGAAGGAGCTGGGCCTCCCTAAAACGGCGAGGATTGTCACCAACCCCATGACGCTGTCGATGAATGAGATGGTCATGGGTATATCGTCACAGGACATCCTCTGGCAGCTGCGGCATGAGGAACTAGTCGGCGGCCGTCCCTCGGACCCGTCATTATTGTCGAGACTCAGCAGGCACCTGCTCGAGCAGAGGCATTTCTTCCCGTTGTTCCCGCCGACGGACCGCCCCAAGCTGCCCAAGACGGGGACAGAAGAGGGCATACCCCCGGGTGCCATGCTGGACCTCAGCTACTTGAAGCTGGGCGAGATGGTCAACGTTCGGCCTGACGTACTGGTCGTGCCCAGCTTTCTTCCTCCGTTCGCCAAGGTCAGTGCCGTCTCTTTGCCACTGCACTTATCACTGACATTTTGCAATCCACAGGTCGTCGAGAGTGTCCTAGTTATCAACCCCGGCTACCTGTCCAAGAggcgcggcgccggcactTACGCGCAGCTGACGCTCTTCCCGCCGAAggccgaggcaggccaggcGGAAACAATGGTTAGCCACGGCGTGTTCGAGCGCGCGCGGGTGGAAATCAAGAGGATCTGAAGCGCGTTACGATGTCTACGATGACAGTTCCGTTGGGTGTCTGGGTATATTTGGCGTCGCTCGTAGTGAGCCTGGTAGGATACGCTCTAATACAACTTGAATGTAACGCAATTACGAGCCCACACGCCGTCGCTTGTCAGCATCGTGGCGGTCTCTCTCGCGGGACGGACTGCGCTTTCGCCTGTCACTGTAGTCGTCTCGCGAGTCGCGGCGCG
Coding sequences within it:
- a CDS encoding Putative DNA polymerase alpha/delta/epsilon, subunit B, DNA polymerase alpha, subunit B; the encoded protein is MAESELKEFFTSGDKGLEPDVLSELQSIMRLHELSAEDLFYKWESFCIKMDMDAMNPDIVHVRNFKKDIQDALEKSNQQQTHIKTEKRSHGTPRSGRGGDVFGMLDGLVPSTPGSGKLNKPNSLRKKAHETPTMSRVKAEIPSSSPDYKGASKMEEQLNSMQPPSSFNDRHNAGEIVELLNDHLDPPEPPICPYSEPRIKLTAASDQKKLGYKPLAMKLSEASEILDDRIDEFMHIVQEYHKLDFSEFGNAANQSTTEVIAVGRIASDAPEGKLNAASLVLEMSRRVGGGLRIPLNMRNKGYSFFPGQVVALKGINTSGNEFVVEEVLEVPLLPNAASTPAALVAHREKLRGDPDAMDTDSEPAPLSIIYASGPYTADDNLDFEPLQALCDQAADKYADALVMTGPFIDSEHPLIATGDFDLPEEAAIDPDSATMSAVFKYMFSPALNRLVSANPSITVLLVPSVRDVIDKHVSWPQDSVLKKELGLPKTARIVTNPMTLSMNEMVMGISSQDILWQLRHEELVGGRPSDPSLLSRLSRHLLEQRHFFPLFPPTDRPKLPKTGTEEGIPPGAMLDLSYLKLGEMVNVRPDVLVVPSFLPPFAKVVESVLVINPGYLSKRRGAGTYAQLTLFPPKAEAGQAETMVSHGVFERARVEIKRI